A stretch of the Longimicrobiales bacterium genome encodes the following:
- a CDS encoding type II toxin-antitoxin system HicA family toxin, protein LPVISGREAVRAFRKVGYETDRQRGSHIILRRAESPHRRLTVPDHKELRKGTLRALIRQAGLSVDEFVALL, encoded by the coding sequence TCTGCCAGTCATCTCCGGTCGCGAGGCAGTCCGCGCTTTCAGGAAAGTGGGCTACGAGACAGATCGCCAGCGAGGGAGTCATATCATTCTTAGACGGGCGGAGTCCCCTCACCGCCGTCTGACCGTTCCTGACCACAAGGAGCTCAGAAAGGGAACGCTGCGGGCGCTGATCCGGCAGGCGGGCCTGTCCGTCGACGAGTTTGTGGCGTTGCTGTGA
- a CDS encoding helix-turn-helix transcriptional regulator, with product MASIDDMLPLSPLSMEILVALAAGELHGYAIMHAVEGQTGGRIRPGAGTMYAALDRMLTADLIREVTTAEDRAARRRSYGITPFGRQVARAEARRLTALLELASERRLVRRPAQ from the coding sequence ATGGCATCCATTGACGACATGCTGCCACTGAGTCCGCTGTCGATGGAGATCCTCGTCGCGCTCGCCGCCGGAGAGCTGCACGGCTACGCGATCATGCACGCTGTCGAGGGACAGACGGGCGGCCGGATACGACCGGGCGCGGGCACGATGTACGCCGCGCTCGACCGCATGCTGACAGCGGATCTGATTCGAGAAGTCACGACAGCGGAGGATCGTGCGGCACGGCGCCGTTCGTACGGCATCACCCCCTTTGGACGGCAGGTCGCGCGTGCGGAGGCGCGCCGCCTGACTGCACTGCTGGAGCTGGCATCGGAGCGGCGCCTCGTCCGGCGCCCCGCGCAGTGA
- a CDS encoding ADOP family duplicated permease translates to MVTAAYRLGLRLLPMPFRARWRSELLSAFDERLRGEGVRGGLRELGDLLVTAARLRMNELTVQGSAQEHRMHMLRGLGLDVKLVVRSLWRQPVYALAAVCTLAVGIGASTTLFGVFDQVVVQPLPHAQGDRLYMVWRSLPEYDIERAPSSYPTYLDVGAGIDAFAAAGAYAMDAAATVAAGGEPERIRGARVSGTMFPLLGNTPLRGRTISEGDDAEGADRVVVLSHALWQRQYGASDDAIGATLRVGDIPHRIIGVMPAGFAFPSPQAEFWLPLRLSAVSAERDQHNLAVIARLASDVEPDLAAAQLSALHARLRSTYPGMYTGGMWLERRQDFIVGDAAGVLRALLWGALFLAAAAAANFAGMLLVRAAGRRRETAVAVALGAGRLRSTRPLLIESLLLSLAGCAGGVLLAGVLIRAVQLFSPESLPRRTELSLDTRALAFAAGLSIATGATCALLAAWRLARQTNMGGVAAAAARFGEIASRRTQSALVVGQVAVAFVLLTASALFATSLVRLLNVPVGFDRDEVLTAYISLPPSTYDTPERIGQFFDGVFTSLRTAPGVTHAGGTWALPFSEDYASTTYTAGLGLEDGVAVSATAVRGDYFGAMGMRMLRGRSFDTRDAAGAEQVVVINQTMARRLFGASDPVGHAIRKPGSSSAAIVVGVVSDVRRRELSAEVEPEVYYPHAQSTWSGDFYVVLRAAGDATAMSAVLRRAVRGQDPTLPVMRMATLGERVSRSVATPRFRTFVLGGLAAAACVLAILGIYGTLSYLVVSTRRDMALRVAVGADPRRLVQAVMMRGGRLGLCGVALGSIVAVAGAGVVRSLLFGVGALDPFVYGAAALLILLATLAAAALPARRVASLDVGSALREE, encoded by the coding sequence ATGGTGACAGCGGCGTATCGGCTGGGACTGCGCCTCCTGCCGATGCCGTTCCGGGCGCGCTGGCGGTCCGAGCTGTTGTCGGCGTTCGACGAGCGGCTGCGCGGCGAAGGCGTGCGTGGTGGTCTGCGCGAGCTGGGCGATCTGCTGGTGACGGCCGCGCGACTGCGCATGAACGAACTGACGGTTCAAGGAAGCGCTCAGGAGCACCGTATGCACATGCTTCGAGGCCTGGGTCTGGATGTGAAGTTGGTGGTCAGGTCGCTGTGGCGTCAGCCGGTGTACGCGCTGGCGGCAGTGTGCACGCTGGCGGTGGGCATCGGCGCGAGCACAACACTGTTCGGCGTGTTCGATCAAGTCGTGGTGCAGCCGCTTCCACATGCGCAGGGCGACCGGCTCTACATGGTGTGGCGGTCGCTGCCGGAGTACGACATCGAGCGCGCACCGAGCTCGTATCCTACATACCTGGATGTAGGCGCCGGCATCGACGCGTTCGCTGCGGCCGGCGCGTATGCGATGGATGCGGCTGCGACCGTCGCGGCCGGTGGAGAGCCGGAGCGGATCAGGGGCGCGCGCGTGAGTGGGACGATGTTCCCACTCCTCGGCAACACTCCCCTCCGCGGCCGTACCATCAGTGAGGGCGATGATGCCGAGGGTGCCGATCGGGTCGTGGTACTGAGCCATGCACTGTGGCAGCGGCAGTACGGCGCCTCGGATGATGCGATCGGTGCGACGCTGCGCGTTGGCGATATACCACATCGCATCATCGGTGTGATGCCCGCCGGCTTCGCATTTCCGTCGCCGCAGGCGGAGTTCTGGCTGCCGCTGCGACTGTCGGCCGTGTCGGCTGAACGGGACCAGCACAACCTGGCGGTCATCGCGCGGTTGGCCTCCGACGTCGAGCCCGACCTGGCGGCCGCGCAACTTTCCGCACTGCACGCGCGGCTGCGTTCCACGTATCCCGGTATGTACACCGGCGGGATGTGGCTGGAGCGGCGGCAGGACTTCATTGTCGGTGATGCGGCGGGCGTGCTGCGGGCGTTGCTATGGGGCGCGCTCTTCCTGGCCGCTGCGGCCGCCGCGAACTTCGCGGGCATGCTGCTCGTGCGAGCCGCGGGACGCCGGCGTGAGACCGCCGTGGCGGTGGCTCTCGGCGCGGGCCGTCTGCGCAGCACACGACCGCTTCTGATCGAGAGCCTGCTCCTGTCACTGGCGGGCTGTGCTGGCGGTGTGCTGCTGGCGGGCGTACTGATACGCGCAGTACAGCTCTTCTCACCGGAGTCTCTGCCGCGCCGCACCGAACTCAGCCTCGATACACGTGCACTCGCGTTCGCCGCCGGCCTCAGCATCGCGACGGGCGCGACGTGTGCGCTGCTTGCTGCGTGGCGGCTGGCACGTCAGACGAATATGGGGGGCGTGGCTGCTGCAGCGGCGCGATTCGGCGAGATCGCATCCAGACGCACACAGTCGGCGCTCGTAGTCGGTCAGGTCGCCGTTGCGTTCGTGCTGCTGACGGCGTCCGCGCTTTTCGCGACCAGCCTGGTCAGACTGCTGAACGTGCCGGTCGGGTTCGACCGTGACGAAGTACTGACCGCGTACATCTCACTGCCACCGTCGACGTACGACACGCCGGAGCGCATCGGCCAGTTCTTCGACGGTGTGTTCACATCGCTGCGTACCGCGCCGGGCGTCACGCATGCGGGCGGCACGTGGGCGCTGCCGTTCAGTGAAGACTATGCGAGCACGACGTACACTGCCGGCCTGGGCCTGGAGGATGGCGTTGCAGTGTCGGCGACGGCGGTGCGCGGCGATTATTTCGGTGCAATGGGCATGCGGATGTTGCGCGGCCGCTCCTTCGACACCCGCGATGCCGCGGGCGCGGAGCAGGTCGTGGTCATCAACCAGACCATGGCGCGGCGTCTGTTCGGTGCGAGCGATCCTGTCGGCCATGCCATTCGGAAACCCGGGTCGTCGAGTGCCGCGATCGTAGTGGGCGTGGTGAGCGATGTGCGGCGGCGTGAGCTGAGTGCGGAGGTGGAGCCGGAAGTGTACTACCCGCACGCGCAGTCCACATGGAGCGGCGATTTCTACGTGGTGCTCCGCGCGGCGGGCGACGCTACGGCCATGTCAGCCGTACTGCGACGTGCGGTACGCGGGCAGGATCCGACGCTCCCTGTGATGCGCATGGCTACACTCGGCGAGCGTGTCTCACGATCCGTCGCGACGCCGCGCTTCCGTACGTTCGTGCTGGGTGGACTCGCCGCGGCCGCGTGTGTGCTGGCGATTCTCGGAATCTATGGCACGCTCTCGTATCTCGTCGTCTCGACCCGCCGCGACATGGCACTGCGCGTCGCTGTCGGTGCTGATCCGCGGCGCCTGGTGCAGGCGGTCATGATGCGGGGCGGACGCCTGGGGCTCTGCGGCGTCGCGCTCGGCAGCATCGTCGCAGTGGCAGGAGCCGGCGTCGTGCGATCGCTCCTGTTCGGCGTCGGTGCGCTCGATCCGTTCGTCTACGGGGCGGCTGCGCTGCTCATCCTGCTGGCGACGCTGGCTGCTGCCGCCCTGCCGGCGCGACGCGTCGCATCGCTCGACGTCGGGTCCGCGTTGCGCGAGGAGTAG
- a CDS encoding PadR family transcriptional regulator: MPLKGDLVTGTLDLLVLKALQLGEAHGWGIMDRIRTTSGDELQVNQGSLYPSLYRLKRQGLIVNHWGVSENNRRARYYTLTAKGRDRLGMERQEWERLSGAVNRVLATRSV, translated from the coding sequence ATGCCACTCAAGGGGGACCTCGTCACGGGCACGCTGGACCTGCTCGTGCTGAAGGCGCTGCAACTCGGGGAAGCACACGGGTGGGGCATCATGGATCGGATCCGGACGACGTCGGGCGACGAGCTCCAGGTGAACCAGGGATCGCTGTACCCGTCACTGTACCGCCTCAAGCGACAGGGGCTGATCGTGAACCACTGGGGCGTGTCGGAGAACAACCGGCGCGCGCGGTACTACACGCTGACCGCGAAGGGGCGGGACCGGCTCGGGATGGAGCGGCAGGAGTGGGAGCGGCTGTCGGGGGCGGTGAACCGCGTGCTCGCCACGAGGAGTGTGTAG